In Nostoc sphaeroides, the genomic window GGCTTGTAATTGTCCGGCTTTTGCGCTGGCATAAACCAGAAGGGCGGTTAATTTTAATGATTCCTGCCCTTTGGGCTGTTTTTTTAGCAGCTTCTGGGAAACCGCCTTTACCTCTGGTTGGTGTGATTATATTAGGTACTCTAGCCACGAGTGCAGCCGGATGTGTTGTCAATGATTTGTGGGATCGGGATATTGATCCAGAAGTAGAGAGAACACGCGATCGCCCCCTTGCATCTCGCGCCTTGTCTGTGAAAGTTGGAATTGTAGTTGCGATCGTCTCGCTAGTATGTGCAGCTATCCTGGCATTTTATCTTAACCCCCTGAGTTTCTGGTTATGCGTGGCAGCAGTGCCCGTAATTTTGCTTTATCCAGGTGCAAAGCGGGTGTTTCCTGTGCCGCAACTGGTGCTTTCTATCGCTTGGGGTTTCGCCGTGTTGATTAGCTGGAGTGCAGTCACACAAAGCATCTCCCAACCAACTTGGTTACTTTGGGGCGCGACTGTATTGTGGACATTGGGATTTGATACAGTTTACGCCATGAGCGACAAGGAAGACGATCGCCGCATTGGGATTAATTCTAGCGCTCTATTTTTTGGGAATTATGCCCCTGTAGCTATTGGAATTTTCTTTGCTGGCACAATCTTGTTATTGGCTTGGTTAGGTGTACTCATACATCTGCACTTAGCCTTCTGGATTAGCCTTGCAGTTGCTACTATTGGATGGGTTTGGCAGTCTTGGCGATTAAGAGGGCGAAACTTACCTAATCCTGTTTATGGTGAGATGTTCCGGCAAAACGTGTGGATTGGTTTTATTTTACTTGCTGGGATGATTGCTGGCTCATTTTAAAAAAATATTTTATGAGTTTTTGTATGCGTACATTCTTTGATTGGTTTATTCCCTTATTTCAGTATCTACGTACTTGCACAGCAATAGGTCTGCTACTTTTGGTTGTTACCTGGTCATTTCCTGCACAAGCTGCTAGCCGCATTGATCCGCAATTAGAACAGCAAGTGTTACAAATTATCCGCGAACATCCAGAGGCAATTATCGAATCTGTTCAAACTTATCAACAGCAACAACAACAGAAAGTCAAACAAACACAGGAAGCATTTTTGCAGGATTTAAAGACGAATCCTCAAAAAGTGATTGGTGAGTCTCCCAGCACAGGTTCAATTAAATCAAAAACTGTGCTAATAGAATTTTCCGATTTTCAATGTCCCTACTGTGCTGAGGCGCATAAAAAATTGAAAGAATTGTTAGCAAAGTATCCTGATAAACTAAGATTAGTTTACAAGAATTTACCCCTGAGTTCAATTCATGCTGAAGCATTGCCAGCTGCAACAGCAGCTTGGGCGGCATATCAGCAGGGCAAATTTTGGGAATATCATGATGCGCTATTTACTAATCAAAAGCAACTAGGTAAGGCGTTATATTTAGATATTGCTAAAAATCTGAAGCTAGATTTGGGTAAATTTAAACGCGACCTTAATCTTGCTACTCCCGCAATTACAAAAGATATTCAACTAGCTGAAAAATTGGCTGTTTCTGGCACACCTTTTTTTGTAATTAATAGTCCAACTTTTTCAGGAGTGGTGCAGCTAGCAGATATCGAAAGTATATTGACTAGTCCTAAGTAAATTAGTGTGTTTGAAAATAGCCATCTCACTGTTTCAGTAGCTAGGCGTAAATAAATTCAAGTTTGTAGTAAGGACTTTAGTCCTGATAAACCTTGCTATGAGCGATGAATCGCTCACTACGAACTAGGATTTTATTGTATCAACTTAAAAATGCTTGCTCTAGTTCCCTCCTTTTTAAGGAGGGTTAGGGAGGATCAAGTCTTAACTCAAGCCTATTACTTTATAAATCAATACGCTTGGCTTTGTGGAAAATTGTAGGTTGGGTTAAGCAAAGCGCAACCCAACAAAGTCCCGAAATGTTGGGTTTTGTTCCTCAACCCAACCTACACATTTCAAGGTTTTTGGCGCTAACACAAGCCTATTAATTTATAAATAGTCTTTCAAATTCCCTTTTTGATCTTCTAAATATTTCTTCTGTAATCCCTCTGGAATGGGAATAGGACGACTATTTTCTAAACTGACAAAAGCGCCCTTCTGGGTAGCCACTGCTGCTAACTCATTGTTAGATACAATTTCAGCTTGTACAGTCCACTTCAAGCGTCCTAAATTACTCAGCCATAAACGTCCAATTACTTGATCAATAATCTTTATCGGACGTTTATATTCAATTTCAGTTCCAGCTAAAACAGGCGCATATCCTTGCTCAATTTGTTGATTTAGTTGCCAGTGTTCATCTAAAAACTTTAAACGTAAATCCTCTAGCCATCTAATATACACAATATTGCTCACGATTCCCATAAAATCAATGTCGTATGTTTTTACAGGAATTTTTAATACTACTTCTAATGGTCTGTGCAAACTGTTATTTACTAGCATTATTTCCCTTGATATTTTAAAACCGAGCGGTCTGTAAAATTCTAAAAAATTTTACTCTTTTCAAGTATGAGTAATTATTAATTGCCTAATAACCCATTACCTATAACAATTTCAAACTTCTACTTTGTAGTTTAAGGTTAACTCGTCGCCAGGTAAACCTCTAATACCCCAGCTAGATTTGGGCGTTTCAAAAATTGTGATTTCAATATCGTATATAGGAATATTTAATTTTTCATTGATATTTTTAATTAGCAAGCGAATCAACTCTTTTTTTGTTTCCACTGTTCGTCCCTCAAACATACTAATTTCCATAACCAGATAATTGTTTGTTCTATCAGATGGATAGTAAAAATCTGATTTATCCAGTGGGAAAAATCGGTGAAATCTTTTTTCAGGGGTAATCTGTAAAACCTCTATGAGGGAGGTATGGATTACATCTGATAGCTCTGCTTTAATAGGATTTAATTTGTCAGCTAAAGAATATACCTTGATTTGTACCATACATTTAAAGGTGAGTTTCCAAATATTGATTCAGGTGATTAATTACCCTATGGATATGAATTGAATCTCCATAAAGCTTGCTCATCATTACTGCTCCTTCCACTGTTGCAATTATGATGGTAGCGATTTCATCAGCATTCACTTCAGGGCGAATTTCACCCTTGGCAATTCCCGTTTCAATAATTCGACGAATCAGATGCAGCCAAGAATTCATCGCCTGTTGAGCGCGTTCTCGTAACGCCGGATGAGCATCATCACTTTCCACAGCAGTATTCAGCAGTGGACACCCTCCCTTGATAGGTGGATTTTCTGCAAAGCTACTAAATACGCCAATGATTGCTTGCAGGCGTTCTACTGCGTGGCGTTTGCTTCGTAATGCAAATCTAGTATGCTGATGGATGCGAGCGATCGCAAAGTCAAAAGCCTGTAGCGCCAGATCATCTTTGCTTTGGAAGTGATTGTAAATTCCTCCTTTCTGCAATCCCGTAACACGCATGATGTCTGACATCGATGAGCCTGCATACCCCTGTTGGTTAAACAGTTCGGCTGCTTGGTGGAGAATTCTGGTTTTTGTTTCTTCGCCTTTAGACATTACAGCGATTTTTAGATGAATGGACTATGGGGAGTAGGGAGTAAAGTAATTTATTGAATTGAAAATTGCTGTAAATAAAATATTACCGACCGAATGGTTTTTTTAAAATAGCGCGAGAAATGCTTTAAAGTCAAGTATTTTTCAGCGCTGAGTTCTTAACTAGGCATTGGGCATTATTATTCTCCCCCTACCTCCCCTGCTCCCCCTGCTCCCCATTCCCCATTCCCTATGCTGAAATAGTTAAAATCTGCTCGAATAACTGAGAATTAACATCTTTATCCAGATAATTTAGCGAGATACAACGCAAATACGCTGGACGTTTGCTCATATTTACAAGTAAAATACGGTAAGTGCATCGCCTTACCGGTTTTTACATGTAAAACCACAGACAAACCAGTTAGAAGTTGAGTTTAGCAGAGCAACTGACTCATAAGCAGTTATCACAGTCTGTTTCAGCTTGGTGTATCTGGTTTTCTCTGTCCATCTGTCGCAATCATTTTTCAAATTGGTTTCACTTAATAGAAGTGGGAGACTCAACAGGACTTTGATAACTAATAACTGATTGTTGAAACCCCCAAAAAGTATGGAATATTTATTACTACCGTTCTTAAGCTTTTTTGTTGGCATTATCGTTGGTTTGACGGGAATTGGCGGAGCCTCTCTCATCACCCCAATGTTAATTTTTGTCTTTCAGGTTCCGCCTTCTATCGCTGTGAGTTCTGATGTTGTGGCTGCCACATTGATGAAGATTGTTGGTAGCGTCAAGCATTGGGAACAGAAAACCCTTGACACAGAAGTTGTCAAATGGCTGGCATTCGGGAGTGTTCCAGGCTCACTGTTCGGCGTGGGGATTTTGCACTTCATTAAACGTACAGGTGAGTATAACCTGGATAACATCTTGCTCCGTTTGCTTGGTGTGATGATTTTGCTAGTCACAGTATTAGCACTGGTGCAATTGTTGCTATTAACTTTTTTCCCCAAATTTAATTTACCCGAACTGCCAAAATTAGACTTAGAAACTAACTTTGGTCGCTTTGTGACAATCACTTTAGGAGCAATTTTAGGCTGTTTGGTTGGTCTAACTAGCGTCTCTTCAGGTTCAATGTTTGCCCTGGTACTGATTGGGTTTTTCCGGCTTGATGCACGCAAGTTAGTGGGTACAGATATTTCACACGCAGCAATTTTACTGCTGTTTACAGCCCTCGGTCATCTCAGCCTGGGAACAGTTGATTGGAGTTTGGTAATACCTATATGGCTAGGCTCTGTTCCAGGGGTGTTAGTAGGCGCTAAAATCTGCCAGGTAGCTCCGCAACGCCCACTAAGGTTTATCATTTATACTATTTTGATGATGGTAAGTTGGAAATTAGTTCATCAGGTTTGACAAGACTCGCTAATAGAGTTTGGTTGTAAGTAGGCAGGCATAATTAAACATAAAATAAAATCCTAGTTCGTAGTGAGCGATTCATCGCTCAAAACAAGGATTATCAGGACTAAAGTCCTTACTACAAACTTTAATTTATTTACGCCGAGCTACTTAAAAGTTTTTCTCCTTAATTTCAGATTGGGGTTTTCATCGTTCAATCTCAAATCCAGCATTCAAAATCCAACGTTGATTAACTTCTCACCCAAGGTAGTAGAGTGAATGTACCTCGCTCATACATAATGAACAGACCCAAGCCAATTAACACAAAAGGTACGACAGCTTGACCGTAGCGACTTAAAATATCAGCAATGGTAGGTTGACGGCTTAAAAAATAAGCGATCGCACACCAAACCCCTACCATGACAAAAAATATACTTAGAATTACTCCCAAGCTGGCAAG contains:
- a CDS encoding 4-hydroxybenzoate solanesyltransferase; translation: MLRTPELPQQPVWLVIVRLLRWHKPEGRLILMIPALWAVFLAASGKPPLPLVGVIILGTLATSAAGCVVNDLWDRDIDPEVERTRDRPLASRALSVKVGIVVAIVSLVCAAILAFYLNPLSFWLCVAAVPVILLYPGAKRVFPVPQLVLSIAWGFAVLISWSAVTQSISQPTWLLWGATVLWTLGFDTVYAMSDKEDDRRIGINSSALFFGNYAPVAIGIFFAGTILLLAWLGVLIHLHLAFWISLAVATIGWVWQSWRLRGRNLPNPVYGEMFRQNVWIGFILLAGMIAGSF
- a CDS encoding DsbA family protein, with amino-acid sequence MRTFFDWFIPLFQYLRTCTAIGLLLLVVTWSFPAQAASRIDPQLEQQVLQIIREHPEAIIESVQTYQQQQQQKVKQTQEAFLQDLKTNPQKVIGESPSTGSIKSKTVLIEFSDFQCPYCAEAHKKLKELLAKYPDKLRLVYKNLPLSSIHAEALPAATAAWAAYQQGKFWEYHDALFTNQKQLGKALYLDIAKNLKLDLGKFKRDLNLATPAITKDIQLAEKLAVSGTPFFVINSPTFSGVVQLADIESILTSPK
- a CDS encoding tautomerase family protein translates to MVQIKVYSLADKLNPIKAELSDVIHTSLIEVLQITPEKRFHRFFPLDKSDFYYPSDRTNNYLVMEISMFEGRTVETKKELIRLLIKNINEKLNIPIYDIEITIFETPKSSWGIRGLPGDELTLNYKVEV
- a CDS encoding TetR/AcrR family transcriptional regulator; translation: MSKGEETKTRILHQAAELFNQQGYAGSSMSDIMRVTGLQKGGIYNHFQSKDDLALQAFDFAIARIHQHTRFALRSKRHAVERLQAIIGVFSSFAENPPIKGGCPLLNTAVESDDAHPALRERAQQAMNSWLHLIRRIIETGIAKGEIRPEVNADEIATIIIATVEGAVMMSKLYGDSIHIHRVINHLNQYLETHL
- a CDS encoding sulfite exporter TauE/SafE family protein, whose product is MEYLLLPFLSFFVGIIVGLTGIGGASLITPMLIFVFQVPPSIAVSSDVVAATLMKIVGSVKHWEQKTLDTEVVKWLAFGSVPGSLFGVGILHFIKRTGEYNLDNILLRLLGVMILLVTVLALVQLLLLTFFPKFNLPELPKLDLETNFGRFVTITLGAILGCLVGLTSVSSGSMFALVLIGFFRLDARKLVGTDISHAAILLLFTALGHLSLGTVDWSLVIPIWLGSVPGVLVGAKICQVAPQRPLRFIIYTILMMVSWKLVHQV
- a CDS encoding acyl-CoA thioesterase, yielding MLVNNSLHRPLEVVLKIPVKTYDIDFMGIVSNIVYIRWLEDLRLKFLDEHWQLNQQIEQGYAPVLAGTEIEYKRPIKIIDQVIGRLWLSNLGRLKWTVQAEIVSNNELAAVATQKGAFVSLENSRPIPIPEGLQKKYLEDQKGNLKDYL